In Anoplopoma fimbria isolate UVic2021 breed Golden Eagle Sablefish chromosome 22, Afim_UVic_2022, whole genome shotgun sequence, a genomic segment contains:
- the LOC129111641 gene encoding LOW QUALITY PROTEIN: coagulation factor VII-like (The sequence of the model RefSeq protein was modified relative to this genomic sequence to represent the inferred CDS: inserted 1 base in 1 codon) produces MLLRSCCVVWILLSAIAAAAVFVEKQEAHGVLQRWRRANSGFLEELKQGNLERECREEICDYEEAREVFEDDGRTKQFWLTYERRDPCLVNPCHNNGTCVYLETSYTCYCAEGFEGQYCQTVIEDALKCLYQNGHCEHFCDGSGPRRRCSCADGYELGEDGRQCVAQVEYPCGQLPPQKPGLNQTVGGDTRLVGXNQCPKGECPWQVLVQLNGNSHCGGALIHPEWVVTAAHCIHGNDPQNLTVVAGEHNLDVEEGTEQKLPVSMAITHHGYVPATGDNDVAVLRLGRPVTLSRSAVPVCLPTGDFAQRELLPVRYHTVSGWGKRTSGGNAKDPAGLPVAPVSPVLRRMSVPIIQNSQCSQRAQFTFTANMLCAGYLEGRQESCRGDDGSPLVTLYGSTHFLTGVVGWGRGCSHPGYYGVYANMASFVDWVEGIMKDPPTEAPANEKTWEQALEMLEQTLG; encoded by the exons ATGTTGCTGAGAAGCTGCTGCGTGGTCTGGATTCTGCTGTCGGCCAtcgctgctgctgcag TGTTTGTGGAGAAGCAGGAGGCCCACGGAGTCCttcagagatggaggagagccAACAGCGGCTTCCTGGAGGAGCTGAAACAAGGGAACctggagagagaatgcagagaGGAGATCTGTGACTATGAGGAGGCCAGGGAGGTGTTTGAGGACGACGGCAGGACG AAACAATTCTGGCTGACGTATGAAC GTCGTGACCCCTGCCTGGTGAACCCGTGTCACAACAACGGGACGTGTGTTTATCTGGAGACGTCGTACACGTGCTACTGTGCCGAGGGCTTCGAGGGGCAGTACTGTCAGACAG TGATAGAAGACGCTCTGAAGTGTCTCTACCAGAACGGACACTGTGAACACTTCTGTGACGGTTCTGGACCACGACGGCGGTGTTCGTGTGCCGACGGATACGAACTGGGAGAGGACGGACGCCAGTGTGTGGCTCAGG TGGAGTATCCGTGCGGTCAGCTGCCTCCTCAGAAACCAGGTCTGAACCAGACTGTGGGGGGTGACACCAGACTGGTGG GGAACCAGTGTCCCAAAGGAGAATGTCCCTGGCAG GTTCTGGTCCAGTTAAACGGAAACAGTCACTGTGGAGGAGCTCTGATCCATCCGGAGTGGGTCGTCACCGCCGCCCACTGTATCCACGGCAACGACCCTCAAAACCTCACCGTGGTGGCAG GGGAACACAACCTGGACGTTGAGGAGGGCACAGAACAGAAGTTACCTGTTTCCATGGCGATCACCCATCATGGTTACGTCCCGGCGACGGGTGACAACGACGTCGCCGTCCTGCGGCTCGGCCGTCCCGTCACCTTGAGCCGCTCCGCCGTCCCCGTCTGCCTGCCCACCGGAGACTTCGCCCAGCGGGAGCTGCTGCCGGTCCGCTACCACACCGTGTCCGGCTGGGGCAAGAGGACCTCCGGGGGAAATGCCAAGGATCCCGCTGGTCTGCCCGTCGCCCCGGTCTCCCCCGTCCTCCGCAGGATGTCCGTGCCCATCATCCAGAACTCCCAGTGCTCCCAGAGAGCCCAGTTCACCTTCACCGCCAACATGCTGTGTGCCGGATACCTGGAGGGTCGCCAGGAGAGTTGCCGCGGCGACGACGGGAGCCCGCTGGTCACGCTGTACGGCTCCACCCACTTCCTGACGGGTGTGGTCGGCTGGGGGCGGGGCTGCTCTCACCCGGGGTATTATGGGGTGTACGCCAACATGGCCAGCTTTGTGGACTGGGTGGAGGGCATCATGAAGGACCCGCCCACCGAGGCGCCGGCCAATGAGAAGACCTGGGAGCAAGCTTTAGAGATGCTGGAACAGACGCTAGGGTAA